A region of Pseudomonas putida DNA encodes the following proteins:
- the benR gene encoding benABC operon transcriptional activator BenR: MESRLLSERSSVFHHADPYAVSDYVNQHVGQHCIGLSRTTHPQASLSHRKFAELDLCRISYGGSVRVTSPALETIYHLQVLLNGNCLWRGPQREHHLVPGELLLINPDDPVDLTYSEDCEKFILKVPTRLLDSICDEQRWHRPDGGVRFLRNHYRLEELDGFVNLLAMVCHEAEVNESLPRVQGHYSQIVASKLLTLMSTNIRRENLSAPAASLERILDYIERNLKLELSAEVLAEQACMSLRSLYALFDRHLGTTPKHYVRQRKLERVQACLSDPTCGVRSVTELALDYGFLHLGRFSEVYRQQFGELPSQTFKRRG; this comes from the coding sequence ATGGAAAGCCGCCTGCTGAGCGAGCGCAGTAGCGTGTTTCATCATGCCGACCCTTATGCTGTGTCCGACTATGTGAACCAGCACGTGGGCCAGCATTGCATCGGTTTGTCGCGCACCACACACCCCCAGGCCAGCCTCAGCCACCGCAAGTTCGCCGAACTTGACCTATGCCGCATCAGCTACGGCGGCAGCGTGCGCGTCACCTCGCCAGCGCTGGAAACCATCTATCACCTGCAAGTGTTGCTTAATGGCAATTGCCTGTGGCGCGGGCCCCAGCGCGAGCATCACCTGGTGCCGGGCGAGCTGCTGTTGATCAACCCGGACGACCCGGTTGACCTGACCTACTCGGAAGACTGCGAGAAATTCATTCTCAAGGTGCCGACGCGGCTGCTCGATTCGATCTGTGACGAGCAACGCTGGCATCGGCCCGACGGCGGCGTGCGGTTCTTGCGTAACCACTACCGATTAGAGGAGCTGGACGGGTTCGTGAACCTGTTGGCCATGGTGTGCCATGAGGCCGAGGTGAATGAGTCGTTGCCACGGGTGCAGGGGCATTACAGCCAGATTGTCGCGAGCAAGCTGCTGACGTTGATGAGCACCAACATTCGGCGCGAAAATTTGAGTGCACCGGCGGCGAGCCTGGAGCGGATTCTGGATTACATCGAGCGCAACTTGAAACTTGAGCTTTCAGCCGAGGTGCTGGCGGAGCAGGCCTGCATGAGCTTGCGGTCGCTGTACGCGTTGTTTGATCGGCACCTGGGGACAACGCCTAAGCATTATGTACGGCAACGCAAGCTGGAGCGGGTGCAGGCGTGTTTGAGTGATCCTACATGTGGCGTGCGTAGCGTGACGGAGCTGGCCCTGGATTATGGCTTTCTGCATCTGGGGCGCTTTTCCGAGGTATACCGGCAGCAGTTTGGCGAGCTGCCTTCGCAGACGTTCAAACGTCGGGGATGA
- a CDS encoding GlxA family transcriptional regulator — protein MSHFESTLKNANLAHLEPAGRTAPSIPCQRVAFVLREHFSMMAFTAAMDTLVTANLMSATPLFHIQVVGDGTQVMSDLGIALPVNTPLAELDVQVLDTLLVCGGFRVRLENAPLLRAKLRQADQHGCQLGGLWNGAYFLAEAGLLNDHDCAFHPDGRAMMSELFPKVRVSRQAHVLDGRRLSCAGASSALDMMLALLEHSGGPALRRAVEQMLACDRARLMSDAPASATQIDPSLPKGVLLALELMHANIEDPIGIDEIADHAGLSRRHLERLFRRHVQATPPRYYLELRLTHARQLLQHTSKSLTEVAVASGFVSFPHFYRRFRELFAIAPRQFRARSQGWAGWQEVAVH, from the coding sequence ATGAGCCACTTCGAAAGCACTCTCAAGAACGCCAACCTAGCCCACTTGGAACCCGCAGGCCGTACCGCGCCGTCGATCCCGTGCCAACGCGTTGCCTTCGTGCTGCGCGAGCACTTCTCCATGATGGCCTTCACTGCTGCCATGGACACCCTGGTCACCGCCAACCTGATGAGCGCCACGCCGCTGTTCCATATACAGGTGGTGGGTGATGGAACACAGGTCATGAGTGACTTGGGCATCGCCTTGCCGGTCAACACGCCACTGGCCGAGCTCGATGTGCAGGTGCTGGACACCCTGTTGGTATGCGGTGGGTTCAGGGTGCGCCTGGAAAACGCACCGCTGCTGCGCGCCAAGCTGCGTCAGGCTGACCAGCATGGCTGCCAACTCGGTGGTTTATGGAACGGCGCCTATTTCCTGGCCGAGGCGGGCCTGCTCAATGATCACGACTGCGCCTTCCACCCCGATGGCCGCGCGATGATGAGCGAGCTGTTCCCCAAGGTACGTGTCAGCCGCCAAGCCCATGTGCTGGATGGTCGACGCCTGAGTTGCGCAGGGGCCAGTAGTGCCTTGGACATGATGCTGGCGTTGCTCGAACACAGCGGCGGCCCAGCGTTACGCCGGGCGGTGGAGCAGATGCTGGCGTGCGACCGCGCGCGGCTGATGAGTGATGCCCCGGCCAGTGCCACGCAAATCGACCCAAGCCTGCCCAAGGGGGTGCTTTTGGCCCTTGAGCTGATGCATGCGAACATCGAAGACCCGATTGGCATCGACGAAATCGCTGATCATGCGGGGTTGTCGCGTCGACACCTGGAGCGGTTGTTCCGCCGCCATGTGCAGGCGACACCGCCGCGCTACTACCTGGAATTGCGCTTGACCCATGCCCGTCAGCTACTGCAACACACCAGCAAGTCGCTGACCGAAGTGGCGGTGGCCAGTGGGTTCGTGAGTTTTCCGCATTTCTACCGGCGTTTTCGTGAGCTGTTCGCCATTGCGCCGCGCCAGTTTCGTGCGAGGAGCCAGGGGTGGGCAGGGTGGCAGGAGGTGGCGGTGCATTGA
- the proX gene encoding glycine betaine/L-proline ABC transporter substrate-binding protein ProX: MLESKFSRSILQGASALALVIASLCANASADKPGEGVKVTPIFPSIAEERFRGEVAMEGLRELGYKVQEPKETEYGVMMVALANGDADFTVHLWDKLHDKFYQQAGGNDVMVKAGDIMPGVLQGYLIDKKTAEQYHIKYITDLKKPEIAKLFDTDGDGKANLTGCNPGWGCELIISHHIKAYDLDDSVHVDQGSYFALMADTITRYKEGKPILYFTWVPQWIATVLVEDKDVVWLEVPKTDLPDGNNNVDTMYKGKNLGFAVDKVEAVLNKEFAQENPAATKFLSLMQITTADESAQNLKMQQGEKKPADITRHAKEWVAAHRQQFDEWLQASRAAATQASK, translated from the coding sequence ATGTTGGAATCCAAGTTCTCCCGCAGCATCCTGCAAGGCGCCAGCGCCCTGGCCCTGGTGATCGCCTCGCTGTGCGCCAACGCCTCGGCCGACAAGCCGGGCGAGGGCGTGAAGGTGACGCCGATCTTCCCCTCCATCGCCGAAGAGCGTTTCCGTGGCGAAGTCGCCATGGAAGGCCTGCGCGAGCTGGGCTACAAGGTCCAGGAGCCAAAGGAAACCGAGTACGGCGTGATGATGGTGGCCCTGGCCAACGGTGATGCCGACTTCACCGTGCACCTGTGGGACAAGCTGCATGACAAGTTCTACCAGCAGGCCGGTGGCAATGACGTGATGGTCAAGGCCGGCGACATCATGCCCGGTGTGTTGCAGGGCTACCTGATCGACAAGAAGACCGCCGAGCAGTACCACATCAAGTACATCACCGACCTGAAAAAACCCGAGATCGCCAAGCTGTTCGACACCGACGGCGACGGCAAGGCCAACCTCACCGGCTGCAACCCCGGCTGGGGCTGCGAGCTGATCATCTCGCACCACATTAAAGCCTATGACCTGGACGACAGCGTGCACGTCGACCAGGGCTCGTACTTCGCGCTGATGGCCGACACCATCACCCGCTACAAGGAAGGCAAGCCGATCCTGTACTTCACCTGGGTGCCACAGTGGATCGCCACTGTGCTGGTCGAGGACAAGGACGTGGTCTGGCTGGAAGTGCCGAAGACCGACTTGCCGGATGGCAACAACAACGTCGACACGATGTACAAGGGCAAGAACCTGGGCTTTGCAGTCGACAAGGTCGAGGCGGTGCTGAACAAGGAGTTTGCCCAGGAAAACCCGGCGGCCACCAAGTTCTTGTCGCTGATGCAGATCACCACGGCGGACGAGAGCGCGCAGAACCTCAAGATGCAGCAGGGTGAGAAAAAGCCTGCCGACATCACCCGCCACGCCAAGGAGTGGGTCGCGGCGCACCGCCAGCAGTTCGATGAGTGGCTGCAGGCGTCCCGCGCCGCGGCGACCCAGGCCAGCAAGTAA
- the proW gene encoding glycine betaine/L-proline ABC transporter permease ProW: MSEFSLLDPFQAATIPLGDWVTATLNFLVHNFREVFRAIRWPIDQVLNGIEFTLQSIPPTIGILLSSLLGWQLAGKRMALLCFVTLTLLGLIGVWSESMTTLALVLTSVFFCAVIGIPLGIVCARSNRLESIIRPVLDAMQTLPAFVYLVPVVMLFGIGNVPGVLVTIVFALPPLVRLTNLGIRQVPEDKIEAARAFGCTPRQMLTRVQLPLATSTIMAGLNQTLMLSLSMVVIASMISVGGLGQMVLRGIGRLDMGLATVGGVGLVLLAIFLDRLTQAMGARTSADPSLRWYHTGPVGVVLRLFGAAQPQGRRKTA; encoded by the coding sequence ATGTCCGAATTCAGTCTGCTTGACCCGTTCCAGGCGGCCACCATCCCCCTGGGCGACTGGGTCACCGCGACGCTCAACTTCCTCGTGCATAACTTCCGCGAGGTGTTCCGCGCCATCCGCTGGCCGATCGACCAGGTGCTCAACGGCATCGAGTTCACCCTGCAGAGCATTCCACCGACCATCGGCATCCTGCTGTCTTCGTTGCTTGGCTGGCAGCTGGCGGGCAAGCGCATGGCGCTGCTGTGCTTCGTCACCCTGACCCTGCTGGGCTTGATCGGCGTGTGGTCGGAGTCGATGACCACCCTGGCGCTGGTGCTCACCTCAGTGTTCTTCTGCGCGGTGATCGGCATCCCGCTGGGCATCGTCTGCGCCCGCAGCAACCGCCTGGAAAGCATCATCCGCCCGGTGCTCGACGCGATGCAGACGCTGCCGGCGTTTGTCTACCTGGTGCCGGTGGTGATGCTGTTCGGCATCGGCAACGTGCCGGGCGTGCTGGTGACCATCGTGTTTGCCCTGCCGCCGCTGGTGCGCCTGACCAACCTGGGGATCCGCCAGGTGCCGGAAGACAAGATCGAAGCGGCGCGCGCCTTTGGCTGCACGCCGCGGCAGATGCTGACCCGTGTGCAACTGCCGCTGGCCACCTCGACCATCATGGCCGGGCTCAACCAGACGCTGATGCTGTCGCTGTCGATGGTGGTGATCGCCTCGATGATCTCGGTGGGTGGCCTGGGCCAGATGGTGCTGCGCGGCATCGGCCGGCTGGACATGGGCCTGGCCACGGTCGGCGGGGTGGGGCTGGTGCTGCTGGCGATCTTCCTCGACCGCCTGACCCAGGCCATGGGCGCGCGCACCAGCGCCGACCCGAGCCTGCGCTGGTACCACACCGGGCCCGTGGGCGTTGTACTGCGCCTGTTTGGCGCGGCGCAGCCACAAGGGCGGCGCAAGACCGCCTGA
- a CDS encoding glycine betaine/L-proline ABC transporter ATP-binding protein produces the protein MSQADEILSVNNIFKVFGPNPNMAMEMLRKGADKNEIFSKTGHVVGVFDASFSVKRGEIFVIMGLSGSGKSTMVRLFNRLIEPTSGSIHLNGREITGLSDKALLDVRRKEMGMVFQSFALMPHMSVLQNTAFGLEIAGVAEAERHSRAREALSQVGLAGHEHSYPHQLSGGMQQRVGLARALANDPTILLMDEAFSALDPLIRNEMQGELMRLQAEQQRTIIFISHDIEEAIRIGHRIAIMEGGRVVQIGTPQELINQPANDYVRAFFKTFNSRCQCSSLATSAPLQSLSRH, from the coding sequence ATGAGCCAGGCCGATGAGATTCTTTCGGTAAACAACATCTTCAAAGTGTTCGGCCCCAACCCGAACATGGCCATGGAGATGCTCCGCAAGGGCGCCGACAAGAACGAAATCTTCAGCAAGACCGGCCACGTCGTCGGCGTGTTCGATGCAAGCTTTTCCGTCAAACGTGGCGAGATTTTCGTCATCATGGGCCTGTCGGGCTCGGGCAAATCGACCATGGTGCGGCTGTTCAACCGCCTGATCGAGCCCACCTCCGGCAGCATCCACCTCAACGGCCGCGAAATCACCGGCCTGTCCGATAAAGCCCTGCTCGATGTGCGCCGCAAGGAAATGGGCATGGTATTCCAGTCCTTTGCCCTGATGCCGCACATGAGCGTGCTGCAGAACACCGCCTTCGGCCTGGAAATCGCCGGCGTCGCCGAAGCCGAGCGCCATAGCCGTGCCCGCGAGGCGTTGAGCCAGGTTGGCCTGGCCGGCCACGAGCACAGCTACCCGCACCAGCTGTCCGGTGGCATGCAGCAGCGCGTGGGCCTGGCCCGGGCGCTGGCCAACGACCCAACCATCCTCTTGATGGACGAAGCCTTCTCGGCCCTCGACCCGCTGATCCGCAACGAAATGCAGGGCGAACTGATGCGCCTGCAGGCCGAACAGCAGCGCACCATCATTTTCATTTCCCACGACATCGAGGAAGCCATCCGCATCGGCCATCGCATTGCGATCATGGAGGGCGGCCGGGTGGTGCAGATCGGCACCCCGCAAGAGCTGATCAACCAGCCGGCCAACGACTACGTGCGCGCGTTCTTCAAGACCTTCAACAGCCGCTGCCAGTGTTCCAGCCTGGCCACCAGCGCGCCCTTGCAGTCCCTGAGCCGCCACTGA